In Brachyhypopomus gauderio isolate BG-103 chromosome 2, BGAUD_0.2, whole genome shotgun sequence, the DNA window TATGTATCTGATTTTTTTTGTGGTCCAAAAACGCAGGAGTTCAGTGGCGCTATTTCTGCTGAAATGACATTTGCGCCTGATCTTTGTACTCACTGGTGCATCATTAACTGCGTAACCATCTGTCTGTTTTTACCGGCTTATTTTTGTTTACCGTTTCTCATGTCGATATTGATAACCAAATCTCTATTCCTTGTAGTCTCACCCTATTGGACAGCAGCCTGCCCTCTGAGGCGGAGCCTGAATTGCGATGCTACATCTCCCGCAGACTGAGCAAAGGTGCCCTGCTGGGGGGCATGGGCAACATTGCCACGGTGGAGCTCAGGTAATCCACCCCCGGTGTTTGAGCAGTCCTGGAGCATCACAGTTCTGAAACAGCTAGTGTTTTTTTCTCATCACAGCAAACCAAGGGCTTCTCGATTATCTGATCATTTGCATCAGAGGCGTCCCCGtcagatgggctgcggtggtcACATGTGCTTCAGAACATGGCTGGCACACGCAGCTGCATGGCTTCTGATTGTAGTTAAGTGGACGGCATGCGTGTGTAGCAGGTGGGAGGGAACGTGGGCGAGGAAGACGCGGGTTTCTTAAATCAAAGTGCTGAAAATGCAAATGGCTTCCACACGGTCAGATCAGGGCAAGTTTACAACAACGTGCTTTAGGTAGACGCGTGTTTGGAGGAATACAGATGCATCGGTCATAATGAATTCCACTTTGATGCCCAATGCCACCAGGTCGGTCCTAATGAGGGTCTTCCTCGTTGAGGTTGGATGTCGTTGAAACCTGTCCGGGGTCTGTGTGTTTTCCAGCATTCCCGAGCAAGCAGTGGGCTGCTACTGTTGCCTGCTGGAGCAGGAGCGATCTCCGGAGCAACCGGACGCAGACGGCAACGGTTGGGTGGTGTGTTTCCTCGGCGGCTCGGAAAAGGGCCTGAACTTATATCCTTTTGGACCCCGAGGACCTCGCGGTGCCTTCCAGACTTGCTTGACGAGGCTCTTCATTGCTTTTTGTTCATGGCGAACTTCTTTAACGAGCTTCAACGTTCAGAATCGAACTCGACAAGTATGTCCAAGGACTCCGCTGCAGCTTGGTGCAAGAAGTAAGACGCGTTGTGAAATAATGATCGGGACAACGGTCCAATCCGTTTTGATCTATTCATTTCTTACTGCATGCTGTGGAGACTTGAGTGCTGTTTGTGGGCCTGGCCCCTGTGTTAGATGCAGAACCTGGAGGCGGAGGTCCGGCCGTACCTGAGCCTTTGGTACCAGGAGTCGGTCATGCACATCCACAGAGTGGTGCAGCTGGTCCAGAAAGACGTGGCCTACCTCCTCCACGCTGTAAGTGGGGGCTCCTTCAAATCATTCTGTTAGTCTGTGTGCTCTACGCTTAGATCTGAGATCTATGCTTTAGAAAACTGACTATTGGAAGATGTTATTGTTGCAATGCGTTATTGGTCCACGAGAGGGCACCAGAGTATAACCCCAAAGCCACCTCCAGATTAAAGTATTTTATTTCATGGTAGTTATCTGATGAATTACTAGAGATTAACTGAATAACTTTTCCatcacacctgagtcttgtgtAAACGGAATGGAAACTGTTCTTTACCCGGGTTTTGAATTGAggcaacccacacacacgctcaaatTATTTGCAATTCCACCGCAGGCTTTGAGTCAGACCCACGTTGAAGTCGTCGGGACAGATGAGAGAACGAAGACGGACGTGGCGAGGTAACGAGAGGCAGCTCGCGTTTCGGACGCGAGCGCTCCGTTGTCCGATACCGTAGTTCTCACGGCGCGAGCGCTCCGTCGTCCGATACTGTAGTTCTCACGGCGCGAGCGCTCCGTCGTCCGATACCGTAGTTCTCACGGCGAGAGCGCTCCGTCGTCCGATACCGTAGTTGTCACGGCGCGAGCGCTCCGTCGTCCGATACGGTCACCCTTTGATTCGCTGCTGGATGGCGTCATGAGGCGGCTTACGGTGCGTTTGCTTCTCCAGGTTCGTGAAGGCGGCGAGCCTGCAGGGTCTGGTGCAGGAAGATCCCGCCAGCGCCCTGCTGTGCAGGACCTCCTCCGAGAGCTCACACACCCACCTGCTGATCGACTGCTCCTCCGGCTCCCCGGACTTCACCAACGCAGGTTCGCACCAAACGCAGCAGCAGAGATTCTGGACTAAAATGGCCTGAGGGAGAAACCCAAGGGTGCGCGTGTCGGTCGGACAGGACAGGTAGGTTCTGGAGAGGACGTCCTGACCCGGCAGGCAGTCCCGGACCTCCAGGGTGGAGCAGCGTGGAGTAGGGCCTTCTGCCTCCCTGTAGTTTGTGGGTAAAGTGGTCCCGCAGGCCTCTGGCTCTCCGGCTCTCTGCTGGGCCCAGATCAATACGGTTCatgttttctcttcctctctcatgtCTGTGGTGAGCGTTGATTCAGTTTTGCCAGTGGCGTTCttgattttcattttttttctggaAGCTTGACTCATTCCGTTAACGACAGTATTGATTGAAATTTTAAAAAGTTATAAACCACCCTTATTATAAGACTACCACTAACTGTAAGCTTTACTCGCGTTTTACATGGTTACATCCAATGACTTCATCCTGCTTTGCAGACGGACGTGTTCTGAGTAATATCGTGTGTGAGTCAACGCTGATGCGTGCGTTTGCCTCCTCTCTAGCCACTAACCGTTTCTGTGACGACTGGATCCAGGCGTTCCTCAACGCAGCGGAGCGCTGTAACCCGTTCCTGCTGCGGCAGATCCTGGAGAACTTCAAGCTCAAGGTCCGTGTCCATGTCCATGTCTGGGAGGCATCGTGTAGCGAAGGCCACTTCCTGCAGAGAAGTGACTGAGCTACACATGTTAACGCTCGGTACGGCAGTACGGTGGACCCCTGTCCTGCGGAAAACTGATCTTCAAAGATCTGTCACACTTCAGCAACGGAAACCATGAAAACAAAGAAATTACATGCATAAAGCACATTAGAACGAACCCTTTAAAATGGTTCTTggtaatcaaatcaaagtttatttgtatagcgcttttcacaacacatgttgtcacaaagcagctttacaggatttacaaggttaacaatactatgggtccagaaccctaatgagcaagccaaaggcgacagtggcgaggaaaaactccctatgatggtggggaataggaagaaacctcgggagaaccaagactcaaaagggaacccatcctccattgggcggcccgttaacacacaaattacacaaaatacagacaaatacacaagtcacacacaagtCAGAAgtaaaaggtaaaaatgaaagttctgggtcttgatattgtcactgtaaatgtctgttgatgaacgccaggttttcattccatgtcggagcgatgatactggtattgtaggctccaactgcagtgttactccccaggtgaacctcggagaagaaagatatgtgatgtggtaaatatataacagattaatcaaaggccaaagtaaacagataagtctttagttgagttttaaacattgagactgtgtttgagtcccgaataaaggcaggaagattattccacgattgtggagctttaaaagaaaaggctcttccccctgctgtgatctttttcatcctaggaacagttaataaccctgcgtaaTCCTGGTCATCGCTAAACTTCAACTTCCAAGGAAATCAGCACTgcgtttgtttgcttgtttgtgcgTTTTTATTAACCCGTCGACGTTCCAAACCTGCGCGGCTGTGAAGGTGAGGTCAGGCTGTGTGGCGTTTACCTCTGACCTCGTCTCCCCGCAGGCCATCCAGGACATGAACAACCTGAAGCGTTTCATCCGCCAGGCGGAGACCAGCCACTACGCTCTCTTCCGCTGCTGCCTCTTCCTGCAGGGCTGCGGTAACGGCGAGGTTCTGCTCCGTAACGCCCGGGCCGAACACGCCGGCCTGGCCGAGCCCTGCGCCATCATCCGCGTGCTGCAGGAGTTCCTGGCCGAGCAGGCGCCGCCCGGCACACCGCAGTGACGCCTCctcaccagcagggggagcgctGTGTTCGGGTCCATGAAGGCATGGAGCACAGAACATTTCATCCATGTACATTCTGCTTGGCCCTccgtcttgggggggggggcttgtcaTCTTGGTTTCCAGATCCACATCGCtaagaataaaataaataaaaacggTAAATTGGTATAATTGCGGACGTGGATCACACGGCTGACTAGACTTGTTCCCCATAACTGTGTGTGATGCAATTGAGCCTAATGTGGTTGTTgaagttattttttttttctcttctcagATAAATGGATATCGTAGGACTGTGAAATTTGTGAAGTGGGTTCTTTCAAAGAACTGACATTACTACGCAAGCGCTGTAGTGTGGTCCTCCTTTGTCCTGACAGCTTCGTGCTCAAACCTTTATAGCATTATATAGAAGTCAGTACATTAACTCAGCAATACTGATGGGACACGGTCCACCATTATCAAACCTTAGCTTTGTACCAAATTGAAGAAGCTTTTGTTTGTAGACTAGATGTCTCTTGCGTTAAAAGGTTTTGATCTTTAGAAAGTTGTGACACCTGTATTGTACATGAATTATTATTGTACTCTTGTGTTTTTTCCCATTGGTGTTTTGCCATAATTGAAATTCCCTTGTCTGTCTTTGAGGACCAACGGTAAGGGCCGTGTCCCAGAATGCTCGGGAAACAACCGAGCGTGAAGTTTCACCACCTGCGTCACTACACGTGGGACGGTAGACATTACCACTCTAGACACTACGGGGTCCAGGATGGTGTAACTTCAAATGTCAACCCAATTCCATAATGACTGATCGGGTCGGTGGTTCTCCGGCACCGGTTACGTAATCCCCAGACAAACAAGGATCCGATATTGAAGGAACTGCAGAGAGCCGATACGTTTTAAGCACGAGCATCAGACCTCGTGAAGAGATGctggcatgagtgtgtgtgcttttgcTTCAGCTGTTCAACACACACGGGCCAGTCGAGAGGTTCCTCATGAGGTTTCAGCAGCTGCCggagtgtgttaatgtgtgttagtgtgttaatgGGCGTGTGTTTTAATCGTTTATATGGGACACTCCATATAAAATTGGCCCGGTGTTCGACGCCGTCCCCAACAGCGATTCTTCCTCTGTGGAGGAACTTTTAGCTCCCACGTAGTTTCACACGCCCGCGCTGAACTGATGTGATTTCTCTGTTAAGAGTGTCGTGTACATTTCATCCTCTGTCTGAGGCTTAATGCATTGATTAAAGTCGTCAACAGTGAACGTCTCCAGTGTGTCGTAATGCGGCCTGTTCTTCCTAGAGTAGCCTAGTGCCTATGAATATTCATCACTGACTAAACCTGAGAGATTCCAGGGCTGATTCATTGCGTTACAGCCCAGTTCCAGGTGGAATATGTCTTAGCAAACtagtccgggggggggggggggggggtgaccttCTTGGCACGTTGAAAGGTCTTGCTTAGTGTGATGTAAAGTTTGGTTTGGGGTGCAGAAATAAAACTGATTGGCCAGTGGTGCACTAAAAGCAAGCTTGATAAACACTGATTTAGAAACCACGTTCTGAACACACAGCTAGACCTTATGAAATAAAACCACGTTCTGAACACACAGCTAGACCTTATGAAATAAAACCATGTTCTGAACACACAGCTATACCTTATGAAATAAAACCACGTTCTGAACACACAGCTAGTCCTTATGAAATAAAACCACGTTCTGAACACACAGCTAGTCCTTATGAAATAAAACCACGTTCTGAACACACAGCTAGACCTTATGAAATAAAAAGACCTTAAGAGATAAAAACACCAGGGAATAAACACCGAAACAGTAATACTGGTAAATGTACACAACTGCCTTTTCCTTGTGAACAATTAGGTAGGAATCATACACCTAAAGCCCTGGAGCAGCCGTGTAAGAAAATTAAGCTGATTTGCCAGTGCTAAATTGTGAACCAAAGTTAGATTGCTCTCGCATAATACTCGTTTTACTCATATCAGCAAGCCAGTAGGGGGCAGTGTGGCACAACAAATCCATTCAATGCAGAATCACCTGAGGCAGCTTAATGATAGATACTGTTCTATTAGTCCTTTTCAGTCTCTAAGA includes these proteins:
- the c2h17orf75 gene encoding protein Njmu-R1 codes for the protein MFTSQTSSFQDSIDVEEKDADLDSEDLGAYSQKTQPINSYYSIYYYQNTRCESCEESVSCSPRRTHSTTSQDDLSLTLLDSSLPSEAEPELRCYISRRLSKGALLGGMGNIATVELSIPEQAVGCYCCLLEQERSPEQPDADGNGWVVCFLGGSEKGLNLFRIELDKYVQGLRCSLVQEMQNLEAEVRPYLSLWYQESVMHIHRVVQLVQKDVAYLLHAALSQTHVEVVGTDERTKTDVARFVKAASLQGLVQEDPASALLCRTSSESSHTHLLIDCSSGSPDFTNAATNRFCDDWIQAFLNAAERCNPFLLRQILENFKLKAIQDMNNLKRFIRQAETSHYALFRCCLFLQGCGNGEVLLRNARAEHAGLAEPCAIIRVLQEFLAEQAPPGTPQ